The genome window GGCAAGGAACTGCAACGGTCGCTTGGCGTCACGTACAAAACCGCGTGGCGCATGGGCCAGCAGATCCGCAAGCTGATGGGCGATGCCGACAACTTCGAAATGCTGCGCGGTCACGTCGAACTGGACGAGGCGTATGTCGGTGGCCGTCGCCCCGGCAAGCGCGGTCGCGGTGCCGAAGGTAAGACCATCGTCATGGGCCTGAAACAGCGCGATGGCCGGATCGTTACCGAAGTCATCCCGAACGTGAAGAAAACCACACTGCGGGATGTAACGCTGCGCAACGTCGAGCCGGGAACGACCGTCTCTACCGACGAACTGATGTCTTACGGCTTACTGGACGACGACGGGTACCAGCACGGCGCGGTGAAGCATGGTGCGAAGGAATACGCGCACTACGACTACCGTCACGACGCGGTACACCACACGAACCACGTTGAAAGCTTCTGGCGGCTGTTCAAGAAGTCCATTGCCGGGACGCACATTCACGTGTCTTCGAAGTACATGCGCCGGTATCTGGACGAGTTCACTTTCCGGTCGAACCATCGGAAGATGGAGAACGCGATGTTCGATCTTCTGATTTCGCGGGTCTGATGGTGGACGCTAAGGCGTCCATCAATTCAGACTCATCGACAGGACCGACGCCGCGCGCCTCTTCCTGAGCGATGAAATCCTTTAATCGTCCGGCCCGCCTCGCGGCTCTTAAGCTCAACATCTTCTCAACCCTCATGGATCACAACACGCTGCAGAAGCTCAGTATCTGCATCCCAGTCTATCACCCTGCAGTCCATGCTGAGAATGTTATGCATCGTACCAAGTGACGCCTTGTCTCGGACCATTGCCACTCGCTCCGGCGCCCCCTCTGATGCCTTAACATCTCGAAACTTGGTCGACGCCGCGTAGATGGAATTTCGATGATTGGCCACCGCCTCGAACACAGTCCTAACGTAGCTAGAGTTTACCATCGCGTCGAACGGCCAGTGGGTATTTGACGCCCCAACGATATCAACGTCCCGCGATACGTTCTTGGCCGAAAATACACGAACCAGCTTCGCATAGAGCAGGTCGCTGTCGTTTTCTTTCCTAGCCTCATCGACCTTCTGCGCTGCCAGAACAACGGCCTCGCACGACGCATTTGCAACAGACAGCGCGGCCCATGCAAGATTGGCTCGCGGCACATTTGTCACAGAAAATGCATGTTTGATAAACGCCAAGCCTAGCCGTTGAGCCACTTCACCCGCTTGCCGGACGAAGGAGGTTGCCACGCCCATTGCCTCCGCCTCGTCATACGCCAGGGCATAGTCGGACACCAGATAGCTATCT of Alphaproteobacteria bacterium contains these proteins:
- a CDS encoding IS1595 family transposase, translating into MTKLTVRDFFARFPDDDACLHHVMEVRYGARHECEACGKESTFHRIAKRKAYACAACGHHIYPCAGTIFEDSRTSLQLWFYAIYLFVTTRHGVSGKELQRSLGVTYKTAWRMGQQIRKLMGDADNFEMLRGHVELDEAYVGGRRPGKRGRGAEGKTIVMGLKQRDGRIVTEVIPNVKKTTLRDVTLRNVEPGTTVSTDELMSYGLLDDDGYQHGAVKHGAKEYAHYDYRHDAVHHTNHVESFWRLFKKSIAGTHIHVSSKYMRRYLDEFTFRSNHRKMENAMFDLLISRV